The Candidatus Angelobacter sp. genomic interval ATCCAAATCCGGTGATGTCGGTAAGGGCGTGAACGGGAAGAGCGCCGCCAGGCGTCGTGCGTCGTGCGTCGTCCGCCGGACCGCCGAGGGCGGTCGTCCTTCCATATGTGTTGATGAGGGCTTCCGCCGCGATCTTATTTAGGGTCGTCATTGATTTGACCGCAGCATCAATCCACGCCTGCTGGGCAACGCCCTTCTTGATCGCCGTCGAGATCACTCCGGTTCCCAGAGCTTTAGTCAGGATGAGCCGGTCGCCGGGTTGTGCGCCGCCATTCTTCAATACTCTTTTCGTATTGATCAGGCCGGTGACGGAGTAGCCGAACTTTGTCTCGTCATCGCGAATGCTGTGGCCACCGATGATGGTGCAGCCAGCCTCGATCATTTTTGACAATCCGCCGGCGAGAATGCGTTCGAGGACATCGAGATCACCCTTCTCAGGAAAGCAAACCATTGCGAGCGCGGTGAGTGGGCGACCGCCCATCGCGTAAACGTCGCTGAGGGAATTTGTGGCGGCGATCTGTCCGAAGGTGTAAGGATCATCAACAATTGGCGTGAAGAAGTCTACGGTCTGAACCAGCGCGGAGTCGGGCCCGAGTTGATACACTCCGGCGTCGTCGGCGTGATCGAAGCCGACCAGGACATTCGGATCATCTTGCCGGGCTAATTTCCCAAGCACCTTGTCCAGCGCCGCCGGACTCAGCTTGGACGCTCAACCCGCAGCTTTGACCGTCTCCGTCAGGCGCACGGTCTTGGTTTCAGACATGCTGAGATTGTAAAGAAAAAGGTGGTTTCAGGCGTTGCGGCCTGGGACGGGAAGAATGCAAGATTGATTCCGGCTTCTACTTTGCGGTGATGGCGATGATCTGCAAATCCGGCTGGCCCTGGTTCCACTGGTCGCTTACATGTTCGAAGGTAAGCCGGAAGCTTTGACTCTGGCCCGCGGCAAGCGGAGCGACGGAGAGGTTTGCGGTATCGGGATACGGGCCGCTGGTCCGCAAGATTTTGATCGGAACTTCCTCGACCTGGGCGATCTGACCGTAGGGATCTTTGAATGTAACGCGCACCGTTGCGCCGGTGACGGTCTTGTTACCAGTGTTGCTGAGACTCCCATCCACGTAGGTGACGGTCGCGCCAACGAAGTTCTGCGCCTGGCTGAGTTTGACGTCGGAGAATTTCAGGTCGGCAGCATACGGCGGAGGCGCGGCAACGGCCTTGGGCTTTGGGCGAAGGACC includes:
- the selD gene encoding selenide, water dikinase SelD is translated as MLGKLARQDDPNVLVGFDHADDAGVYQLGPDSALVQTVDFFTPIVDDPYTFGQIAATNSLSDVYAMGGRPLTALAMVCFPEKGDLDVLERILAGGLSKMIEAGCTIIGGHSIRDDETKFGYSVTGLINTKRVLKNGGAQPGDRLILTKALGTGVISTAIKKGVAQQAWIDAAVKSMTTLNKIAAEALINTYGRTTALGGPADDARRTTPGGALPVHALTDITGFG
- a CDS encoding DUF2393 family protein, translating into MGGLLQPTPTVAERDNSRRTILIAIAAVMVLAVIAAVVLRPKPKAVAAPPPYAADLKFSDVKLSQAQNFVGATVTYVDGSLSNTGNKTVTGATVRVTFKDPYGQIAQVEEVPIKILRTSGPYPDTANLSVAPLAAGQSQSFRLTFEHVSDQWNQGQPDLQIIAITAK